In one window of Orcinus orca chromosome 17, mOrcOrc1.1, whole genome shotgun sequence DNA:
- the LOC125961816 gene encoding UDP-N-acetylglucosamine--peptide N-acetylglucosaminyltransferase 110 kDa subunit-like translates to MFIKCLKLQMASSVGNVADSTEPTKRMLSFQGLAELAHREYQSGDFEAAERHCMQLWRQEPDNTGVLLLLSSLHFQCRRLDRSAHFSTLAIKQNPLLAEAYSNLGNVYKERGQLQEAVEHYRRALRLKPDFIDGYINLAAALVAAGDMEGAVQAYVSALQCNPDLYCVHSDLGNLLKALGRLEGTKACYLKATKTQPNFAVAWSNLGCVFNAQGEIWLAIHHFKKAVTLDPNFLDACINLGNVLQEARIFDRAVAAYLCALSLSPNHAVVPANLACVYYQQGLIDLTIDTGELLNCNHISLMLIAT, encoded by the coding sequence AAGCTCCAGATGGCGTCTTCCGTGGGCAACGTGGCCGACAGCACAGAACCAACGaaacgtatgctttccttccaagggttagcTGAGTTGGCTCATCGAGAATATCAATCAGGTgattttgaggcagctgagagacactgcatgcagctgtggagacaagagccagacaatactggagtacttttattactttcatctctacacttccagtgtcgaaggctggacagatctgcccactttagtactctggcaattaaacagaaccctcttctggcagaagcctattcgaatttggggaatgtgtacaaggaaagagggcagttgcaggaaGCAGTTGAGCATTACCGGCGTGCATTGCGTCTCAAACCAGATTTCATCGatggttatattaacctggcagccgctttggtagcagcaggtgacatggaaggggcagtacaagcttacgtctctgctcttcagtgcaatcctgatttgtactgtgttcacagtgacctggggaacctgctcaaggccctgggtcgcttggaaggaaccaaggcatgttatttgaaagcaacgaagacgcaaccgaactttgcagtagcttggagtaatcttggctgtgttttcaatgcacaaggggagatttggcttgcaattcatcactttaaaaaggctgtcacccttgaccccaattttctggatgcttgtatcaatttaggaaatgtcttgcaagaggcacggatttttgacagagctgtggcagcttaccttTGTGCCCTGAGCTTGAGTCCAAATCATGCAGTGGTACCTGCCAACCTGGCTTGTGTATACTACCAGCAAGGCCTGATAGATCTGACAATAGACACAGGCGAGCTATTGaattgcaaccacatttccctgatgcttattgcaacctag